A stretch of DNA from Xyrauchen texanus isolate HMW12.3.18 chromosome 36, RBS_HiC_50CHRs, whole genome shotgun sequence:
aaaaaagaaacagctttctctagaaactcatcagtcaattattgttttgaggaatgaaggcaatacaatgcttgaaattgccgaaaaatgaagatttcatacaaagttgtacactacagtcttcacagacaaaggacaactgactctaacaaggacagaaagagatgtggaagaccagatgtacaactaatcaAGAGGAtcaaatacatcagagtctctagtgtgAGAAATAGACATCTCACAAGTCATCATctgacagcttcactgaattctacccgctcaacaccagttttatgtacaacagtaaagagaagactcaggggtgcaggccttatgggaagaattgcaaagaaaaaggcacttttgaaacagaaaaacaaaaagaaaaggtcagagtgggcaaagaaacacaaacactggacaacagataattggaaaagagtgttatgagtattatggatcttaaccctattgagcttttgtgggatcagatagactgtaagaaACGTGAGAAGTtgccgacaagacagacacatctatggcaagtgctacaggaagtgttgggTTATacgtcacccgagtatctggacaaactgacagctagaatgcaaatgatctgcaaagctgtcattgctgcacgtggaggattttctgataagaacactttgaagtagtttaagaagttctgaaaatatttttcaaattgtaattgtaatttttcatgttattaatgtcctgactataaattgtgatcagctgaatgccactttggtgaaccaatgactttccataagagcaaaatctgtacactaTTCTGACATtaaaatgctgaagtccctcacacctgtatgcAAATGTTACTCTgccagtaatcatttatcagtgtcataCTGCCTGTATTATTTAGCTGTGTGCTGAATGGGGTGCCAAACAAACCATTGacaagacccacatcatgacccatgagcatgtaaacaggttgataatgttttcagaataaaacaaGCAAAGAGGTCCACTTTGCGACCaattttaaaataagtttttagGATCTGTTATTTCAGAATATTTaattttactattaaaccagactcctgatgtagagtgttacATTTAATACTAAATTACAGCCTTATATACATGATAGAAAAGtagcagcaaaacttcaagcaatggtgttcgctgtccttttctgcatatcgtggcactgttttgtggtccgttctgcataatgcaccggctcattttagcttattgcggcccattcgggcCGTTTCGAGGCTGAAACACTGGCCCGCTCATTTCTCCCGATCGCCAGTCTACTCCTGAacgcccccaaagtgcgtcggcccaccgggaaaattcccggtatgccagattaccagtccagccctgccatcAATATGCACTTTAGAAAAATGTGCATAATTCGtacttctgggcttaaaagatacaactatGCTAAATGTTCTCTCTTCCATGTTCTTAAtggctgatgtggcccctgtaccaaaataaCTGCACACACCTGTTCAATTGAACATAATACTAATACTGTAAACtggcaagcagatttccttgaattCCAGCAAACACAAACatctctgaaccttcaaccaaaactcttggatcttaacaccccCGCAAACTAtgtgttgtgtctccatcttctgattggcactgccagcaggtgggtgtgcctttaaggccaagcctatataatctagaggggatccaacagaatctatgtaaaatcttgaattgcataaggcgaatCCTTGCAtatctagatgtagacttgacgttttttagaatccttgCCTCGAATCCTCCCCTCTTTTAAGTTTAAATCTttatcccataatctcttgatagaagttaaagctccgtcccccagaatctgaattagcagggagtaatacactgatgcctcatgacctttatcaaaagtagtaatcaccacttccagagtatctgccactttaggggtgcGTATGCTAcacccaaaaacaatacagagcaggtggcgcagctgtaaatacccaaagaactgagatctgggaatgttgaaccaaattctcAAGAGATCTCAACACTACACTCTCATACAGATCACGAGTGAAGTAACCACCCCCCTTTTTTCTGATAAACATCAAGATCGTTTTATTGCCCAGTCCTATTGATAACATTcccttaatctctcacagcagcccaataatctcagtgatagttaaattacaggctacattatagacacacagaatctagaaaGCAAAAATATGAAATTTCCTCGATAAGTTTCTTCAAagtagaggcaggattaatgatgatatctggcttgagcaagttcaACTCAGATGACTGtctatattttacattggtgtgtgtaaatgggtatagtttacaTTTTACGTGATTTTCCCATtttactcccagaaatgttgatttCTTAatgctgtgttgacttgttgttgggctccatcctatgacctTTGTTACATGACATTTGGTCTGTTCATGCACTTGTGCATTCCCcaaaaacctgtaagaatgccgctaatgtgtttacattagggttgcaacggtatgagattttcacggtatgataaccatctcagaaaatatacggtattacacaaatactattatcagtgaaaacagaacggttatttatttatttttgagcaaacactttattataattgaaacttgaaaccatttatttgattgaagtatgtgtaaaaaaagtctcccttttgaaaataaaataaaaagaaaaaaaaagaaagcagaattataataaacagaattataaacatgataaaaagtaGCATGTAACTACAACATGTtaaataactaaagcatgttagcatagcatgttaaattaactactaaatgaaaaacaacatcagctgtgtgagcttttaaagtaatggcctatgattattaacatttaacatatactgtagatgcacAACAACGAGGCCAGACTGCtcttgtctgtacctttaactcagtggttctcaactggttttgcttcaggacagatttcacattggacatcaagtgtcgacctgccatagattaaacataacctgtatttaatgtatcctgggacgcatttccttttatgttgcatagtttgttcatggttttccagtacaaggacatgcatcaagtgacattatttttgttgatgtcaacaacaaaatctacagaaagttttctctccccttttaaaaatgaacatatttacttatatgagcccattattatcccgtttgttatctaatattacatatttatacacatattacacagaaggaaaggctcctcattaccatggttaggtcagtgtgctagtcttaaataatagtaataaatgtatgtatttatgaaaaataaatactagctgaaacacatcttgaaactttaacaaaAACTGCctctgttgatataaaatgaggtctaatagattctgcctttagattatttcatatgaaactaaaacattttgtcaaaatataacagttacttttactcatgtaaaattctgaaacaaatttgtaaaggtgatggtgtgtaattattaatatttttaactattttagtTAAGGgcccacatcgggctttaagtagtgcttaacttttaagcccagaattAGTCGTGTACTCAAtcttctgaagtgtatctgtgactagtgagactattctgcaattgcctaaagtattgtttTGCTCTACAtaagatacttttctatcaggcattaaaaaaactgaatcaaggctgagcttatacatttattttaccatttcTACTTCCCTGttgatttattattcagtttaacactctctacatcaggggtctgttttaataaaaaaaataaaaatgtatagaacTTTTCAGGTTTGTTGCAAAGCAGGCGTGTTTACTagtttttttctaaaactttacccgtttgctaaaagtgtcatgatgcgggtctcctggATGGTTTCGCATGATTAACCCTCCGTGTGTCAATaatgccgagatctacttctatatttaatttaatcactgagaaggtttacctgcaaaattagtagcaccaaacatcacaagcagcctcaagaatggacacagagtagccgtataacacttttccttgagcagaatattgcacaacagatcgctaagtttgttcaaaggggaaagcaagAGACACAAAAAGTGCACtcgtgtgcatggttgccagattgcacaaaataagtataacattaggcggaatatttccaatttgcgcaagtataaatctcaatctgggggtgttgcgtctcttatcttgcaaccctgagcatgttaaatgcttgtggagatgcgttacatcccaatgcaagttaactgaaatattcaatgaaaaaaacaaaacgggctgtaaattgcccatgtctgctttagctgtatgcgagattatcattaaatctgcctcagcagtcctaaatagtctatcacttgggcagccgctgaaatatcttcaatgggagaaccatggcattgctctttccctgctgtccgcgacccagtccaaatagaccagttgagaagaaacactgctttaactcacacacacacacgtcagatcccatcgcctcgcttctctctgacattttctccgctgcatgtgtgtgtgtgtcgcaagttgacgtgtctgacaggcagacaaggaggaaaggagatgcgcacgcgcatgtgagattctccgtccagttgcatttttttctcaataccgtaaataagcaaatgtacatggtatgataaccgtaaaTTTTGAAAccatggtataccgtgaaaccagtATACTGCTGCAACCCTAGTTTACATGGCCAGATAATTTGCATTCTCCAGAAGAAACCTGgatgtgttaaactgctttcccTTAATCCATTAAGAGGCCCATGGAAATCAATCAGCATTTTCATTTACACGACGTTTCAGTACGCCACTTTCTGCTAAAACCTTGGGATTAATTGGGAAttttttaagtgcatgtaaacgtggtcagtgtgacatcacaatgtggagtaTGTAGAAAActagtcgttttggcagcttgatttcaacaaATGCAATTTTTGCCGCAAatattaagttttgagttctgaaacttacagtatgtttttagtaCAATTACCTTTTATTTATCAAGAGATCAAGGGACATTTAATCCCTCTTGACCCCAAAATACCGTAAAAGACCCCTTAGAATTTTAAGTTTTTAAGCATTAATCAAGTACATAGGTCTATGGGAATGCACTggtgtgccaaaaacaaaagaaaaataatatggAAGTCAAATTGGACATTTATAGttaaaggactaaaatatttatctgtttctcactcttacatgtcatatcacttctgaagacataaattaaaccactggagtcataaggattaattttatactgccttcatgtgatttttggagcttcacatttctggccaccTTTCATGCATtgtatctacagagctgaaatattcttctaaaaatctttagcaCCTggttgaataaattatgagataatttttatttttgggtgaactattcgttTAAGTATGCATAAGTTTTCATTCTCTCGGTTGGGTTCTTTGAATTCTCCCTTTCATGTCTACTGTGTCTCTTTTAACTCCCCCAAAGCTCACTTGAGGTGAGATTCTTTGTGCATCTATgtggtttttttttctctcataaaAGAATGCAATTGTCATCACAAACGGGGCCTTTAAACCTCAGTTGTTCTGCTgacagggattttttttttattctgcttttGTGATGCTATATGTATTGGGACAGTTGACGTTTACAATCATTTTGGTTCTGCATGTGGCTCACATCTTTTTGGCTGGTAAGTTTTTCCagaatttgatatttttttattttattttatttaatacatagTTAATGATTGTCAAACGTATAAACAAATTAGAAATGGGTGGCTAACAATGAATATTcacctgttttgttttgttaaaatgttgCATTTAAGGATAAGAGCATCAAAGAGACTTTCTAACTGCAATAATTATCCATTCTATCTCATAACGCACAGATTGTGTAAAATTAGAACATATTAATTTATACTTATTAATACTTAAATTTTCACAAAGTTACAATATAATTTGTGGCTTTCCTTAGGTCTTGTGGAtcacaatttcaaaatgttttggactCTGTCAGTGGTTTTGTCCCTCATCGCAGTGGTTGGTGGCTGTCCGACACCCTGCAAATGTCAAGATACTGCTATCATATTCTGTTCAGACAAAAAACTTCTAATGCTCCCTAATCTCCCTCGGGGTACCAAGATATTGCATGCTAGACATAATATGATCCAGGCTATCCCCAGTGAAGGTTTGGAAGAATTGTCGATACTGGATCTCACCAACAATCGCTTAAATTTGTCACAGACTTCTGAAACCATTTGGCAGAACATGAGTAATCTTACCAAGCTATATCTGAGTGGAAATCTAATTGACACATTAACGCCAGGACAATTTCAGGGCCTAGTATATCTTCAAGTATTAGACCTCAGTAACAACTACATTAAGACTCTTCCTCAGAAGTTTCTTTATGGTCTGACCAACCTTCAAACCCTTAATCTGAATTTTAACCAAATATTCAGATTTCCCTATGGGGTCCTAGATGGAGCTCCTGCTCTTGTGGAGCTCCAACTGAAAAGTAATAAGATCGAAATGATAGAGGTAGATGTATTTGAAAACAGCACCAAACTAGCTAGACTCTATCTTTCTGAAAACAATTTGAAAAGTTTAGGCAATGGGAGTTTCAGGGGTGCCACCGGGCTGGATCAGCTTGATCTTAGTCGAAATGTGCTAGTTGAGATACCTATTGTTGTCCTACAGGACACCACTAATCTCACTAGCCTCAACCTTAAGGACAATTACATAACCAACATTCCTGATGAAGTTTTTTCTGAGATTCCTGCATTGAAGCATTTATACTTGAGTCATAATGCTCTTGTTTTTTTGACTGATGGTTCCCTAAGAGGACTTTCCCAGCTGAAAGAATTGGATTTGAGTCGCAATCAGTTGCAGTCTCTTACTTCACAAGTGTTTCAAGACTTGGGGGAACTATTGAACCTTAATTTGTATCATAATCATCTGATGTCACTTCCGAATGGTGTGTTCAACAATTTAAGCAGGTTAACAGAGCTCCAGCTGGATAACAATAACATCTCTGCTATTCCACCTAATGTATTTCATCCACTTTCAGCATTATATGATTTACAGTTGAACAGCAATCACATTTCTGAGCTCGACTTGCACACATTTATGAAGATGAGAAAACTTAAGTATCTTGACCTCAGCAACAATAACCTTGTGAGTATACAAAAACAACTCTTCCAAAAGACACATAATCTGAGGGATCTAAAACTGGAGAAAAATAATATCCACTCGATTTCCCAGTCATCTTTTAGAAGCCTGGGCAGACTGCGCAATCTAAGGCTCAGCAACAACCACTTGTCAAGTCTCCATCCAGAGCTCCTGACAAATCTATGTAGTTTACGTGAGTTATGGCTGAATGAGAACCATATAAAAACTATCCCTAATGGCTTTTTTACACAACTTAAAAACTTGAGTATTCTCGATATGTCCAACAATAATCTGCATTCCGTGTCCTCTGATATCTTCAAAGACCTGTTCACATTGAAAGAGCTGGATTTGAGCTTCAATAAACTTGACAAGCTTCCAGACGACCTCTTCAAATCCTTGGGAAATCTTCATTGGCTCCACTTGCAAAACAACCAGCTCACAGACTTACCCACCAAAGTGTTTTCTGCTCTAACCAACTTGGAAGAGCTCCATTTGGACAGTAACCAGCTTCTTCACTTTGATCCAGCACAGTTTGAAGGCTTAGTGAAATTACGAGAACTAGATATTAAAT
This window harbors:
- the si:dkey-182i3.11 gene encoding leucine-rich repeat-containing protein 15; this encodes MFWTLSVVLSLIAVVGGCPTPCKCQDTAIIFCSDKKLLMLPNLPRGTKILHARHNMIQAIPSEGLEELSILDLTNNRLNLSQTSETIWQNMSNLTKLYLSGNLIDTLTPGQFQGLVYLQVLDLSNNYIKTLPQKFLYGLTNLQTLNLNFNQIFRFPYGVLDGAPALVELQLKSNKIEMIEVDVFENSTKLARLYLSENNLKSLGNGSFRGATGLDQLDLSRNVLVEIPIVVLQDTTNLTSLNLKDNYITNIPDEVFSEIPALKHLYLSHNALVFLTDGSLRGLSQLKELDLSRNQLQSLTSQVFQDLGELLNLNLYHNHLMSLPNGVFNNLSRLTELQLDNNNISAIPPNVFHPLSALYDLQLNSNHISELDLHTFMKMRKLKYLDLSNNNLVSIQKQLFQKTHNLRDLKLEKNNIHSISQSSFRSLGRLRNLRLSNNHLSSLHPELLTNLCSLRELWLNENHIKTIPNGFFTQLKNLSILDMSNNNLHSVSSDIFKDLFTLKELDLSFNKLDKLPDDLFKSLGNLHWLHLQNNQLTDLPTKVFSALTNLEELHLDSNQLLHFDPAQFEGLVKLRELDIKSNQLRSMENGTLMPLRALKNIDLGQNPWDCSCKSILYISQWFNNNTSLVKTRPMCSSGRGRDLSHPAQFPFSLSEHCTSIASAFFNLHMHNMEKLTVLITFSLAFNFL